The proteins below come from a single Zea mays cultivar B73 chromosome 8, Zm-B73-REFERENCE-NAM-5.0, whole genome shotgun sequence genomic window:
- the LOC103636627 gene encoding protein CURVATURE THYLAKOID 1C, chloroplastic gives MMMACALAVAQPAASLAPPSGKRTLSGGRPPRLPPPRLSGKLALATPCCARGAGKLIRSRAVVAKAAQDGSESSGTGSIVKYVTSSFSTAEDIFALAGIGFAAVAALWASVNLIEIIDKLPVLPLLFELVGILVAWLFIYNNLLFKPKRKEFLENIKSSGSRILGQ, from the exons atgatGATGGCGTGTGCCCTCGCCGTCGCCCAGCCAGCAGCATCTCTCGCGCCGCCATCCGGCAAGAGGACCCTCTCCGGCGGCCGCCCCCCGCGGCTGCCACCTCCCAGGCTTTCAGGTAAACTTGCCTTGGCCACACCGTGCTGCGCGCGTGGTGCAGGCAAGCTAATAAGGAGCCGCGCTGTCGTTGCCAAGGCTGCGCAGGACGGGTCGGAATCGTCCGGGACCGGGAGCATAGTGAAATACGTCACGAGCTCT TTCAGCACCGCGGAAGACATTTTCGCCCTAGCTGGTATAGGCTTTGCCGCAGTAGCTGCATTATGGGCTTCGGTCAACCTCATTGAG ATCATCGACAAGCTCCCGGTCCTTCCTCTTCTCTTTGAACTAGTCGGGATATTGGTTGCATGG CTTTTCATCTACAACAATCTCCTCTTCAAGCCAAAAAG GAAAGAATTTCTAGAGAACATCAAAAGCTCAGGATCTCGAATCCTGGGGCAGTAA
- the LOC100277011 gene encoding Probable protein ABIL5, producing the protein MDAEAGEAGVQQPAGAASTSTAAVPFDRSSSRLGAPGAESFDGALRELKDLRSQLHEAADCCAKAFLSTDKKKMILEGTKGYICDAVVAVIDHLGTVSSKLEHKLQERTEVAQTERKINFLKQRLLTCEQYAVSLKLLSVRGDPDAIRYHRRYISQSTQMSKLGNGIGSSENGPRLPQITGSTVSGATLTLKPYDVQPAIGKEHTVVSENVEDNPRTIRRSFSFRAEDVHVVLGDHKKKGNHGSNILSFLKKTRR; encoded by the exons ATGGACGCTGAGGCCGGCGAGGCGGGGGTGCAGCAGCCGGCCGGGGCGGCGTCCACGAGCACCGCGGCGGTGCCGTTCGACAGGTCGTCGTCGCGGCTAGGCGCGCCGGGTGCCGAGAGCTTCGACGGCGCGCTCAGG GAGCTCAAGGATCTGCGGTCTCAGCTGCACGAAGCGGCGGACTGCTGCGCCAAGGCGTTCCTCAGCACCGACAAGAAGAAGAT GATTCTGGAGGGTACAAAGGGTTACATATGCGATGCGGTGGTAGCTGTGATCGATCACCTGGGGACAGTTTCGTCCAAGCTTGAGCACAAGCTGCAGGAGAGGACTGAAGTCGCACAGACGGAACGAAAGATCAACTTCTTGAAACAG AGGCTTTTGACATGCGAGCAGTACGCCGTTTCTCTGAAGCTTTTGTCTGTACGAGGGGACCCTGACGCCATTCGATATCATCGCCGTTACATCTCACAAT CTACTCAAATGTCCAAACTGGGAAACGGAATCGGCTCGAG TGAAAATGGTCCACGACTTCCGCAAATTACTGGCTCAACAGTATCTGGAGCTACCCTCACTCTCAAGCCATATGATGTTCAACCAGCCATCG GAAAAGAACATACCGTGGTATCAGAAAACGTTGAGGACAACCCAAGGACCATAAGAAGGTCATTCTCTTTTAGAGCAGAG GATGTTCACGTTGTTCTAGGCGATCACAAAAAGAAGGGCAACCATGGGAGTAACATCTTGTCATTTCTCAAGAAAACCAGGCGATAA